A segment of the bacterium genome:
CGCCGTCACGCGCGAGCTGATCGAGTCCGCGCCCGGGGAGTGGCGCCCCGCGACGCCCATCCGCTGGCTGCCGGCCGGCGATCCCCCGGCCGGCGCCGCGACCACCTTCGTCGCGGAGCTGCGCCGCGACGGAGCGGTGCTGGGCAGCGAGACCCGGAGCTGGTTGTGGCGCGAGGCTGACGATCCCTTCAGCACGGCGGGTTGGCCCGGGGACTGGGACGTGCTGTCTGACGGCGGGACGACCTGGCACCTCTGGGACATGGCACTGCCGTCGCCGGTCCTGGCCTGCACCGACGCCGCCGCCGCGACGCCGATCGACTGGCCCGAGGTGACGTACGGGAACAGCGATGAAGCCGTGCTGGTCAGCCCAGCCTGGCGCGGCGAGGGGCGCGCCCTGCGCATCGTCCATGCGCTGGACGCCCTGCTCTGGAGTCCCGGCCTCGGCGCGGACGGCGCGGTGCTGGAGGCCCTGGCAGCCGACGGCACGATCGTGGCCCTCGTCCCGAGCGGCGGGTATCCCGGCTCCATGGCGCGGGACGTCGACAATCCCCTGTTCGGCCGGCCGGCGTTCATCGGCCCCGGCGAACTGCTCGCCGACGACCGCCCGCTCTGGCGGGCCGACGTGGTGCCCCTGCCCGCCGCCTTGGCCGACGGCGCGCGCCTGCGTCTGCGCTTCGCCAGCGACCCGCTCTGGCGCGGCCGCGGCTGGCTGGTCGCCGACCTCGCGCTGGTCCCGGCCGAGGATGCCGAGCGGCCCTGCCGCGCCGTGTGGGACCCCGCGGCGGACGGCCTGCTGGTGACCTGGCCGTGGGAGTCGCCGACCACGCTCACCGTAGAATTCAGCCTCGATCGGGGCGCGTCCTGGGTGACGGTCTGGGAGGGGGCGCCTCCGGGCGGCCCCGTCGCCAGTCAGCATTTCGTGCCAGCCGGGCAGATGCTGGTGCCGCCCCTCGCCGCGACCACGCGGGCCCTGGTCCGGGCCCGACTCCGCTTGCCGCTGGGAGAGGTGGCCACGCCCGTCGCCGTCCACGCGCCGGCGACGCCCGCCGCCGCCGCGCTGGGATTGCCGGCGCCGAATCCCGGCCGTGGACTGATCCGCGTGCCGGTCTCCGTTGCGGCCGGGACCGCGCGTCTGGCGATCCACGACCTGCGCGGTCGCCGGGTCCGCGCCTGGGAGCTGGCGGCGGGCGATTTCGTCGTCGCTTGGGACGGTCGCGACGACCGGGGGCGGCGGTTGCCCTCCGGCGTCTATATCGTGCGCCTGGAACACGGAGGTTCGGTCATGACCAGAAAGGCGACCCTGGAACGATGAAGCGCCTGCTCACCACGCTGCTCTTGCTCGCCGCCGCCGCCGCGCCGGTCCGCGCCGCGCTGCTGGTCGACCCGTGCCTGGAGGATTTCCGGGTCGGCGACATCGCGCAGGGTCCCGCCGCCTTCACGCCGCGGGGCTGGGCCGGGAACCTCTTCGAACGCCCGGCCTGGTCGCCCCTGTGGAGCGGCGCCTGGGACAACCTCTTCCGCTTGACCGCAACGGAGCGATCCGGGCTCGCCGCCTGGCCGCTCTTCGTGGCGGTCAACGGCGGCGACCCGGAACGCGCCGCCGGCTGGTGGGACGATCTGGCGACCGCCTGGACGGAAACCCGGCTCGGGTTGGCGCCCGACGCCCGGGATTCGGCGGCCCGGAACTGGTTGTCCTACGAGCGCACCAGCATGGCGGTCTTCGGCGCCCTGGACCGGGGGGACACCGCGACCGCGCTCACGGCCACCGACGCGGTGCTGGCGCTGGACGGTCTGGCCGACGAGACGCGCCTGATCTGGAGCCTGCGCCGCCGGGCGCTGGCCGCGACGGCGGCGGATGCCGGTCCCTGGGAGGAACTGCTCACGCTGCACGCCTGCGACCGCGACGCGGGCTGGGAACTCTGGCGGGCCCGCGCCGCCGCGACCGGCAGCGATCCGTTGTCGTTGCCCTCGCAGCCCGCCCGCTGGGCGCGCTGGCTGGTGGCGGCCGGTGACGACGCGCTCGCCGCGAACCAGCTCGAGAAACTGGCCGTGCCCGACGACGTCAAGGCCGGGCTCGGCGCCCGGCTGCTGGACGGGGCCGAACTGCGGCGACATTTCCAGGACCACCCCAACCCGCCCGCCGACGAGGAACTGCAGGACTGGTGGCTCCAGGGCCGCCTGCGGTTGGCCGGGTCGTCGGCCGAGGAGGCGGAAGCGCTGTCGGCGCTGCCGGGACTGGCCGTCGCCAACCGAGCCTGGCTGTTGCGGCGCGCCGGCGACCGGCGCGCCGGTGAAGGCCTCTGGGGCGCCGCCCTCGCCGACTTCCGCACGGCGCTGCTGCTGGCGGAACGCTCGGGGCGGTCCACGGTCCTGAACCGGGTGCGGGCCGAGATCGACCGCGCGCGTTCGCTGGCGGACCAGCAGGGACGGCCCGACATCCGGGCCGAACTGGACGGGCTCTGGAGCCCGCCGGTCGTGCGCGAGAGCGAGGGCCCGCGGGTCGCGGCCGCCCGCGCCAAGGTGAAGCGGGGGCGCGCGCCGGACCTCGAAGCGCGCGGGCTGCCGGACTTCCCCGCCCGCGCCCGCGGCGTCGAAGCGGCGGTCTGGCGCGTCTGGGCCCGGCAGGGCCGGTCGCTGGCGCAGGCCAGAGCCGCGGACCCCGCGGCCGCCGCCTACGACACCCTGCTCCAGGCCGTGGCGGCCGCCGGCCGGCTCTCGGACCAGCGGCGGGCGGCGGCGGCGGCCTGCGGCACCGCGTTGGCGTCCGCCGGCTGCGGGGAGCGCGTCGCCCTCTGGCTGCTGGCGGCGGCGGCGGCGGCGACCGGCCCCGTGCTGCCGCCGGGCGAACCCTCGCCCGTGCCCGACCTGGTGGAAACCAACGCCGACGAGCTCGTGAGGCACGCCCTCTTCGGCGCGGCCCTGCTGGCCGGCGACGACCGGGGACGGCTGGCCGCCGGCACCCGGACGCCGCGCGGCATGCTGAGCGAGGACGAGCGCCTGCTGCTGGTCTTCCCCGTGCCCTCCGGCGGGGAGGTGGCGGCCCTGCTGGCCGGCGGCGCCGAACCCCGGCTCGCCCTGGCCGTGGCGCGCAACGAATCGCTCTTCGACCCCGCGGTGCGCTCGCACGCCGGCGCCCTGGGCTACATGCAGATCATGCCGTTCCACTACCGTGACGGGGCCCGCCGCGACGGCGACGTGGACTGGCGGCGCAGCGCGACGTCCCTGCGCAAGGGCCGGGCCCTGCTGGACGAGAACGCGCGCCGCTACCGGGGCGACCCGTACCGGACCCTGGCGGCCTACAACGCGGGACCGGCCGCGGTGGGGCGCTGGACCGGCCAGTTGGGCCGCCGTTCCGGCCGCCAGGCGTTCCTGGAATGGATCGGTTATGCTGAGACGCGCCAGTACGTGGAGAAGGTTTTAATTGACCGCGAGGTCTACGACTGGATACTTAACGACGCTGCCGGCGCGCTCGGTGCCGGTGTCGTCCTGGACTGACCCAAGACCGGCGCGCCCCTATGACTATAGAAGACAAAGAGTTGCCGCACTCGCCCCCGGCCCGCACCTGGCGCGACAGCGTGGAGTGGGGCCGCAAGGCGATCCATGTCAGCTCGACAGTGCTGGCCGTCTGGGTCCTCTCGGTGCCCGATCCGTGGACCACGGCCGGCCTGGCGGCGGCGACGCTGTTCGTCATGGCCGTGGACCTGGCCCGGCTGCGCATGAAGCGCTGGGCGCTCTGGTTCTACCGGAAATTCCCGCTGATCTTCCGCCGCGACGAGCGCCACGACCTGTCCGGCGCCTCGGTGATGATGATCGGCGCCACGCTGGCCTCGTTCCTGTTCCCGCCGGCGCCGGCCGCCGCCGGCATCCTCTGCCTCGCCTGGGGCGACTCGGCGGCGGCGGTGGTGGGGCAGGCGGTCTCGTTCCGACGGCGCCAACTCGGCCTAGAACGCGACGACGGCACGCGGGCCCCGGTGGTGATCCGCCGCCGCGGCAAGACCTGGGTCGGGACCTTCGCCTGCTTCGCGGCCTCGACCCTCGTGACGGCCCTGGTGCTGCGCGGCGAGCCCGCGTTCGCCCTGGCGACGGGCGCCGTCGCCGCGATCATGGAACGCTGGACGCCGGGCCGCTGGGACAACCTGACGATCCCGCTGGCCTCGGCGGCGGCGATCCAGTTCTGCCACACCTGGCTGCGCTGACCGCGCCCGCAGACGCCGCCCGCGACAGGCGGCGGCGCCGTCGCGCCGAACCGAAAGAAAGACCGCGATGATCACCTCGATGATGCAGAAGCTCTTCGGCAAGAAGTCGCAGCGCGATTTCAAGCGCCTGCAGCCGTTGCTCGAGGAAGTGAAGCTGGCGCGCGCGCCCTTCGCCGCGCTGGACGACGACGCCCTGCGCGCCAAGACCGAGGAGTTCCGCCGCCGCCACGCCGACGGCGAGAGCCTCGACGCCCTGCTGCCCGAGGCCTACGGCCTGGTCTGGGAGGCCTGCCGCCGGCTGGCCGAGCGCCGGACGTCCTGGCCGGTCTGGGACCGCGAGGTGGCCTGGGACATGGTGCCCTACGACGTCCAGATCGTCGGCGCCATCGTGCTGCACCAGGGCAAGATCGCCGAGATGGCCACCGGCGAGGGCAAGACCCTGGTCGCGGTGATGCCGCTGTACCTGAACGCCCTGTCCGGCAAGGGCGCCCACCTGGTGACGGTCAACGACTACCTGGCCCGCCGCGACGCCGAATGGATGGGCGGCGTGCTGCGCTTCCTGGGCCTGCGCATCGGCTTCATCGTCAACAACATGACGCCCGACGAGCGGCGCGAGGCCTACAACTG
Coding sequences within it:
- a CDS encoding transglycosylase SLT domain-containing protein, with the protein product MKRLLTTLLLLAAAAAPVRAALLVDPCLEDFRVGDIAQGPAAFTPRGWAGNLFERPAWSPLWSGAWDNLFRLTATERSGLAAWPLFVAVNGGDPERAAGWWDDLATAWTETRLGLAPDARDSAARNWLSYERTSMAVFGALDRGDTATALTATDAVLALDGLADETRLIWSLRRRALAATAADAGPWEELLTLHACDRDAGWELWRARAAATGSDPLSLPSQPARWARWLVAAGDDALAANQLEKLAVPDDVKAGLGARLLDGAELRRHFQDHPNPPADEELQDWWLQGRLRLAGSSAEEAEALSALPGLAVANRAWLLRRAGDRRAGEGLWGAALADFRTALLLAERSGRSTVLNRVRAEIDRARSLADQQGRPDIRAELDGLWSPPVVRESEGPRVAAARAKVKRGRAPDLEARGLPDFPARARGVEAAVWRVWARQGRSLAQARAADPAAAAYDTLLQAVAAAGRLSDQRRAAAAACGTALASAGCGERVALWLLAAAAAATGPVLPPGEPSPVPDLVETNADELVRHALFGAALLAGDDRGRLAAGTRTPRGMLSEDERLLLVFPVPSGGEVAALLAGGAEPRLALAVARNESLFDPAVRSHAGALGYMQIMPFHYRDGARRDGDVDWRRSATSLRKGRALLDENARRYRGDPYRTLAAYNAGPAAVGRWTGQLGRRSGRQAFLEWIGYAETRQYVEKVLIDREVYDWILNDAAGALGAGVVLD
- a CDS encoding SEC59/DGK1/VTE5 family protein, producing MPHSPPARTWRDSVEWGRKAIHVSSTVLAVWVLSVPDPWTTAGLAAATLFVMAVDLARLRMKRWALWFYRKFPLIFRRDERHDLSGASVMMIGATLASFLFPPAPAAAGILCLAWGDSAAAVVGQAVSFRRRQLGLERDDGTRAPVVIRRRGKTWVGTFACFAASTLVTALVLRGEPAFALATGAVAAIMERWTPGRWDNLTIPLASAAAIQFCHTWLR